The window CCGTGAACTCGATGTCGGGCGTCGGCAAATTCCCGGCCACGGAGCTCAAGAAGCAGCTTTCTGGCAAAACGGCGTCGGTGCAGCCTTCGGTGGAGAACTACGCCAGCGCCATGAAGGGCGTCTGCTCGCCCAAGGACATCGAGACGATGCTCCAACTGCTCTACCTCAACTTCACGCAGCCGCGCTTCGACCGCAACGACTACGACAACCTGATCAAGATGCTCCGCTCGCAGCTGGAGAACGCCCGCACGAACCCCGACTACCTGATGCAGGAGAAGGTGATCGACGTGACCTACGGCCACAATCCCCGCCGGCAGATGATCTCGAACGAGATCATCGACAAATTCGACTTCGAGCGGCTGCCCGCCGTCTACGCGAAACTCTACCCCGGCGCCAACGGATTCGTCTTCACGTTCGTGGGCAACATCGACCCCGAAACGCTGAAACCCCTCGCGGAGAAGTACATCGGTTCGATCCCCGCCGCCAGGAAGCCCCTGAATTACGTCGATGACAAGGTAGAACCCGTCAAAGGCGAGGTTGCGGAGGAGTTCACCGCCCCGATGCAGCAGCCGAAGGTGTCGGTGGTTTACTACTTCTCGGGCAAGATGCCCTACACGTTCAAGGACAAGGTGGCCCTGACGTTCCTCACTCAGGCGCTCGATTCGCGCTACCTGATCTCGATCCGCGAGGAGAAGGGCGGCACTTACGGCGTAAGCGTCCAGGGCTCGACGGAATACATCCCCCGCGAGGCCTACGACATGACCATCTCGTTCGACACCAACGAGGAGATGGCCGACGAGCTGTGCGAAATCGTGATGAAAGAGATCGAGGAGATCGCCGCGAACGGCCCCAGAAGCGAGGACATCGAGAAAACCCGCGAGTTCATGCTCAAAAGCTGGAAAAACAGTCTGGAGATGAATTCGGGATGGATGAACTACATCCAGGCCAAATACGGCTCGGGGCTGGACTACGTCGGCCAATACGAGCAGGCCGTCCGCAACCTCACGAATGCCGACGTGCAGGCCCTCGCCAAAAAGCTCCTCGCCGACGGCAACCTCGTGAAAGTCATCATGCGTCCGGCAAAGGAAAAGGAAAAATAGAACAATATTTCAAACCGATCAGAGAAGGCAGCCCCGAAAGGCTGCCTTCTCCGTTAGCCGGAATAGCCGAAAATGGTTAACTTTGTCAACCGAAACAACCAACACGCTTTATCATGCAAAAAAGTATCCGGCTGGTCTCCGGCCTCTACATCAAGCTCGCGCTGCTGACGGCGGCCGTCGGCTTCGTGCTGCGCATCGTACTCCTGTTCAACGCCCAGACGACATCGCTGGACTTCTCGTTCGGCGAATGGCTCGAAATATTCCTGTTCGGGGCCGTGAACGACCTCTGCGCCGCGACCGTGGGCTTCGTCTTCCTGTGGCTCTTCATGCTGAGCGTCTCGCGCACCAAGTACACGAAGCCGTGGGGCTGGATCATCCTCGCCCTGCTCGCGGCGGCATTCTGCTACGTCGCGTTCTTCAACACGATCTTCGACGAATACGGAAGCGTCGCACCCCGGATCGCCACGTGCGTCCTGGGCTACTGGGCCGGCAGCTTCGCCCTGCGGCTCTTCCTGCCCGAGGGATTCCGCAACCACTGGACTACGGTGTGGTTCGCGCTCTTCGTCGTCCTTTACGTGGGCGCCATCGTCTTCAACGGCATCAGCGAATATTTCTTCTGGAACGAATTCGGCGTCCGCTACAACTTCATCGCCGTCGATTATCTGGTCTACACCAACGAGGTGGTGGGCAACATCATGGAGTCCTATCCGGTCGTCCCGATGACGCTCGGCATCGTCGTCGTCACGCTGCTCATCACGTGGTACCTCTTCCGCCGCGACCTCGTACAGGCCGAATACCTCAAAGGATGGCGGTGGAAAGCCGTCGTCGCCCCGGCCTACATCGCGGCGCTGTTCGCGGCGATCGGCCTGCTGAACTTCAACACCCGCTTTCAGGACAGCGGAAACGTCTACGTCAACGAACTGCAAGCCAACGGGCTCTACAAGTTCTACGACGCCTTTGTCAAGAACTCCCTCGACTACGAACAATTCTACATCACGCGTCCCGAAGCCGAGGCCGAAGCCTTCGTCCACGGCGTTTACGGCAGTACGGGCGACAACCTGCACGCGGTAAGCGCCGGGGGGGGGTCGGAAATCCGCCGCAACATCGTGCTCGTCACCATCGAGAGCATGAGCGCCTCGTACATGGAGCGTTTCGGCAACACGGAGTCGATCACGCCGGTCCTCGACTCGCTCTACCGGCTGGGCATGGCCTTCGACCGCGTCTACGCCACGGGCAACCGCACGGTGCGCGGACTGGAGGCCGTGACGCTGTCGCTCCCGCCCTGCCCCGGGCAGAGCATCATCAAACGCCCGAACAATGCCGGAATGCACTCCACGGGAGCCCTGCTGCGTGAAAAAGGCTACAACGTGACCTATTTCTACGGCGGCAACAGCTATTTCGACAACATGGAGACCTTCTTCTCGGGCAACGGATACGACATCGTGGACCAGAAGAGCTATTCGCCCGAAGAGATCACCTTCGCCAACATCTGGGGCGTCTGCGACGAGGATGCCTACCGGAAAGTGATCCGCACCCTCGGCGAGCAGTCGCAGGACGGGAAGCCTTTCTTCGCCCACGTCATGACCGTCAGCAACCACCGCCCCTTCACCTACCCCGCCGGGAAGATCCGCATCCCCAACGACTCGAAGACCCGCGCGGGCGGCGTGCTCTACACCGACTACGCCCTGGGGCAGTTTCTGGCCGAAGCGTCGAAACAGCCGTGGTTCGACAATACGATCTTCCTCATCACCGCCGACCACTGCGCGTCGAGCGCGGGCCGCACCGAAATCCCGCTGCACAAATACCACATTCCGGCGCTGATCTTCGCCCCGGGATTCGTGGCCCCGCAGCAGATCGAGGGGATCGTTTCGCAGATCGACCTGATGCCCACCCTGCTGTCGCTGCTCGACATGGATTACGATTCGCATTTCTACGGCCGCAGCATCTTCGATCCCGATTACGTCAACCGGGCCTTCATCGCCACCTATCAAGACCTGGGCTATCTCGAAGGCGACACGTTCACCATCCTGTCGCCCGTGCGCCGCTACGAGCAATACCGCGTGGTGCCCACCGAGGAGAATCCCCACAACCTCGAACCCGCCGCGCAGACCGACACGACGCAGCTCGACCGGGCCGTCTACTACTACCAGACCTCCTGCAAATGGCACAAGCGCTGAGGCGCCACCCATACCTGCACGAAAAAACTGCGGTCCTCCGAAGCTGGAGGACCGCAGTTTTTTCAGAATCCACGACGGGATCATTCGCCCGTATAGTCGTCGCCGCCGTTCTTCACGGGAGGATCGTAGGACGACGCCGGCGTCATCCGCTCGATCTGCGCCTCCGTCAGCAGGTCCTCCGTCTTGAAGGCGAGGTCCTCGATACGGCTCACCGAAATCTGATACTGGGCGTAGTTCCACTGCGTGCCGTAAACACCGTAGA of the Alistipes senegalensis JC50 genome contains:
- a CDS encoding LTA synthase family protein; the protein is MQKSIRLVSGLYIKLALLTAAVGFVLRIVLLFNAQTTSLDFSFGEWLEIFLFGAVNDLCAATVGFVFLWLFMLSVSRTKYTKPWGWIILALLAAAFCYVAFFNTIFDEYGSVAPRIATCVLGYWAGSFALRLFLPEGFRNHWTTVWFALFVVLYVGAIVFNGISEYFFWNEFGVRYNFIAVDYLVYTNEVVGNIMESYPVVPMTLGIVVVTLLITWYLFRRDLVQAEYLKGWRWKAVVAPAYIAALFAAIGLLNFNTRFQDSGNVYVNELQANGLYKFYDAFVKNSLDYEQFYITRPEAEAEAFVHGVYGSTGDNLHAVSAGGGSEIRRNIVLVTIESMSASYMERFGNTESITPVLDSLYRLGMAFDRVYATGNRTVRGLEAVTLSLPPCPGQSIIKRPNNAGMHSTGALLREKGYNVTYFYGGNSYFDNMETFFSGNGYDIVDQKSYSPEEITFANIWGVCDEDAYRKVIRTLGEQSQDGKPFFAHVMTVSNHRPFTYPAGKIRIPNDSKTRAGGVLYTDYALGQFLAEASKQPWFDNTIFLITADHCASSAGRTEIPLHKYHIPALIFAPGFVAPQQIEGIVSQIDLMPTLLSLLDMDYDSHFYGRSIFDPDYVNRAFIATYQDLGYLEGDTFTILSPVRRYEQYRVVPTEENPHNLEPAAQTDTTQLDRAVYYYQTSCKWHKR